TTAAATTATGATAAATAAATATATTATATTAGCTATTATCCTATTTTTTATTGGAAATATAATAAAAGCATTTAGGACTTTATATATTTTAAATCCTTATTTAAATAAACCTATAAAGCCATATTTAAAAAGTACATTTATAGGTTTTTTAATAGATTTCTTTTTTCCTTTTAGGGTATCAGATATAGCAAGAACATTTGTTTTTTCAAGACTTACAAAAAGCTCTTGGAGAATGTCTTTAAGTTTAGCGTTTATTGAAAGAGTATTTGATTTAATAATAGTATTTTTTATATTGTTATTTTTTAATATAAAATCATTATCCATATTGATATTGTTTATTACAGCGACATTGATATTTGTATTTTGTAATTTTATAATATTAAAAAAAACATACTATTATTTATCTTCACTTTTTAATGACTTCATAAAATCTTTTTTACTGGGGTTATATTGGTCTTTATATAGGTTTAGAATTGATATTATTGACAATAAGAAAAAATTATTTGTATTTTCATTATCTAGTTTGTTAATGTGGATTTTCAATATATTATCTGTTATTATTGTAAGCAATGCAATTTTTAATGTAGATTTGAAAGATTTGATTTTGCATCAGTTTACAGATTTAACATCAGCAGGACTAATAAAATCTTTATCTATATTTAAAGAAAATGATTTTATAAATTATATTTCATATTTATTAATTCCAAATATATTACTCATTATAATAGCCTATATTCCATTTAAGGAAAAAGAAAAGACTTCATCATTAAAAATGATACCTTATGTATCTAATGATATATCATTGTCATTTTTCAAATATTATTTTAATAATAAATATTCAAAAAATGATGATACTTATTATAATATGACTAATAATGCCACTATTATAAAAGATTTAAGTGCTGCAAGTGAAGCGAAAACCTATTTAATGCAAGGAAAAGATAATTTGTTTGTAAGAAAAATAGCACTTTCAAATGCTGCTGATAAATTAAAAGCACAATATGAATGGCTTGAAAAGAATAATAATTTACCTTTGCCAAAAATATTGAACAAAGTTGAAGAAGAGAATTTATTTTCTTATGATATGGAATATTTTGCCAATGGGGAGACTTTTTTTACAACTATACATTACATAGATGTAATAGAAGCTTGGGATATAATAAAAAATATAATTGATAAATTAAATGATTGTTATTCAAATGCAAATTATATAGGGAATAAAAAAAATATAATAGATAATATATATAATGAGCATATATTAAATAATATTAATTATTTATTAGATTCTAAATATAAATATTTGACTAAATATAAATATTTGGTTGTAAATAATACAAAAGTACCAAATATAATGAATATGCTTAATGAATTAAAAGAGTTTCATTATTCTTTAGAACATAATATACAATATATACATGGCGATTTAACCATAGAAAATATACTTGTAGATAATAGTAAGAATTATATTCTAATAGATCCAGCCCCTAGATATAATAACGTATTTGCTGAATATGCTAAACTTTTTCAATCTCTTCACGGAAAATATGAGTATGTAAAAAATCTAAATACTTATTCTATTAATGAAAATATTATTACATATCCGGATTATTCCACTTTAAAATATGAAAGAATATTTAATTATTTGAAAGATTATATAAGAGATAAATTTGGAGATAAAGGGTTAAAAAGTATATATTTTTATGAATCAATTTGTTATATTAGAGCAATAGTTTATATGATAAAATTAAATAAGAGTAATGCTTTTTTAATGTTAGCCTTAGCAGGTTTAGCATTAAATGAATTTGATACATTATGAAAAATATATTAGTTATAAGGTTGTAGTATGAAAATATTAGTATTTATACCAATGTATAATTGTGAAAAACAGATACCTAGAGTAATATCACAATTTGACGAAGAAACTCAAAAACTATTTACAGAGATTTTAGTTGTTGATAATATAAGTAAAGATAATTCTTTATTAGCAGCTGAAGAAGCATTAAAAAAATTAAACAATATAAAGACTACTTTAATACAAAATGAAGAAAATGTTAGTTTAGGCGGTTCACACAAAGTAGCTTTTAATTATGCAATAGACAATGATTATGATTATGTAATAGTACTACATGGTGATGATCAAGGTAGTATTAAAGACATAGTACCATATTTAAAAGATGGAACAGCTTTTAAATATGATGCTTTTTTAGGTGCTAGATTTATGAAAGGGGCTAGTATTAAAGGATATTCAAATTTGAGAATATTTGGTAATAAAATATTGAATAGTATTTATTCTATTGTTGTAAAAAGAGCAGTATATGATATGGGATCTGGATTAAATATGTTTAAAATTGATATTTTAAAAGATAAATTTTATATTAAAATATTGCCTAATAGCTTGACTTTCAATAATCTAATGCTATTATATTTAGCATATAAAAAATACAATTATAATTTTTTCCCAATTAATTGGCGAGAAGATGATCAAATTAGTAATGCAAAAATGTTTAAGCAAGGTTTTGAAATATTAAAGTTTTGTTTTTTATATATTTTTAGTTCTCAAAAACTTTTTATTGATAGAGAATATCTAAAAAACTATTTTTATACTATCAAATATACAAATAAGGAATAAGAATGATGAATATTTTGATTACAGGTGGAGCAGGTTTTATAGGCTCAGAATTTGCTAAATTTTTATTATCAAAAGGAAATGAAGTTAAAATTTTAGATACATTAGAATATGGTTATAGAGATAATTTTGAAGATAATGAGTATTTAGTTAAGAATTTTATATTAGATGATATTAGATCTAAAGATTTTAATAAGTATCTAAAAAATATAGATATAGTTGTGCATTTAGCAGGAATTTCAGCATTGCCTGAATGCGAAGCAAATCCAACAAAAGCCATTGATATTAATATTACAGGATTAACCAATGTTTTGAATGCATGTAGATCGAGTAATGTTAAAAAAATTATTTTTTCATCTACTTCAGCAGTATATGAAAATAATAATCCAAATGATATTTATACAGAGGATATGATCGTATATCCTAATTTAATATATTCTACAACAAAATATATGGCAGAACAAATATGTAAATCATATTCACAAAATTATGATATGAATATTATAATTTGTAGATTTTTTAATATATATGGTCCGCATCAAGATTTTAAAAGAAAATATCCTCCATTTACAAGTTATTTAATAAGAGAAATAGTTAATGGCATAAAGCCCACTATTTTTAATACATCTGATGTTAAAAGAGATTACATATATGTTGATGATTTAATGGAATATATGTATAGAATGATTAATTCTGAAAAAAAATATAATTCAGAAATTTTCAATTTATGTTCTGGAGAAGGATATTCAGCTTTAGAAATTGCAGATATAATTTTTAGAACATTAAATAAAAATATTGAATATAATAGCGGTAATCCAAATAGTTTTTGGGATAAATATGAAGAATTATTTGATAAAAATTATAATTTAAGTAGAAAAAGAATAGAAAAAGAAGTATTTAAAAATGCTATAGGTTCAAATGTTAAAGCCAATAAAGAATTTAATTATATTCCTAAAACAAAAATTATTGATGGTATTAAACATATAATAGATTTTCAACTATCTAGTGTAAATAAATACAGTGGGGGGGGGGGGGTAAATAGTGCTTATAATTATATTGAAATATTAAAAATAATATCATATGTTTATATATTAATTATCATTTTTTTATATTTAAACTCTAGTAAAAAAATTAAGGTATAAATATTATTATGAGAATATTAGTATTTATACCAATATATAATTGTGAAAAACAGATACCTAGAGTAATATCTCAATTTGATGAAGAAACTCAAAAACTTTTTACAGAGATTTTAGTTGTTGATAATATAAGTAAAGACAATTCTTTATTAGCAGCTGAAGAAGCATTAAAAAAATTAAACAATATAAAGACTACTTTAATACAAAATGAAGAAAACGTTAGTTTAGGTGGATCACACAAAGTAGCTTTTAATTATGCAATAGATAATGGTTATGATTATATAATAGTACTACATGGAGATGATCAAGGCAGTATTAAAGACATAGTGCCATATGTAAAAGATGAAACAGCTTTTAAATATGATGCTTTTTTAGGTGCTAGATTTATGAAAGGCTCAAAAACACCAGGATATGATAAGATAAGAATATTTGGAAATTATGCTGTTAATATTTTTATTAGTATATTTCTAAGAAAAAATATTAAAGATATGGGCTCTGGATTAAATATGTTTAAAACAGAAATACTAAAAAATCAATTCTATTTACCTTTTAGAAACGATTTAACATTTAATGTATATTTATTATTTTATTTAATATATTCTAAAACTAATATTTTATTTTTTCCGTTAACTTGGCGTGAAGATGATCAAATTAGTAATGCTAAAGTATTTAAACAAGGTATACATATAATAAAAATGACTTTTCAATATGTATTAAATCCTAAAAAACTTCTTTTAAAAGGTGATGTAATTAATAATTTTAATTATAATATTATATATAAAAATTATTAAGTTAATAATTTTTATAATTTATAAAAAATTAATTATTCTCCTTTATTAATATTTTTGTATTATATAATTAGAGTTAAAAATACAATTAAGTATAATTAAATGAAATGTTAAAATATGATTTAATTTATCAATTATTTATTAATTATGAAAGTAGCGTATACACTATTTACATAAGCAGAGATTTTAGCATGTATTTTTTTGTTATTTATCAATAAAGATAAAGAATAGAATTGATAATTTTCATTATTATGATATAATAATTTACTAAATGGAATAAGAATATGAAAACAAACAAACAAACAAACAAACAAACAAACAAACAAACAAACAAACAAACAAACAAACAAACAAACAAACAAACAAACAAACATTTCTATATATTCTCAAGTTTTACTTTACTAATACGCTCTATTTCTGTTGCAAAAAAAATTATTACAAAATTAGAAATCTTCTTTCTAATAAACTTCACACTTTTTCAAGGAATAATATATGAAAAATAAAATATTTATCTCAAAAATATATTTTATAACTATTAGATATTTGTAAGATTAAACAATAATAAGGTTTTTTAGTATGAAAAAAATATATATAGCAGGACATAGAGGTTTAGTTGGCAGTGCAATAGACAGAATGCTTACAAAAAAAGGATGCTCTAATATAATAAGAAAAACACATTCAGAGTTAGATTTAAGAGATAGAGAAAAAGTATTTGAATTTTTTGAAAAAGAAAAACCTGAGTGGGTATTTTTATCAGCTGCTAAAGTAGGCGGGATATATGCTAATAATACCTACCCTGTAGATTTTTTGCTGTATAATTTGCAAATACAAAATAATATAATAGAAGCTTCTTATACTTATAATGTTGAAAAATTAATGTTTTTAGGTTCAAGCTGTATATATCCAAAAGAATGCTCTCAGCCAATAAAAGAGGAATATTTACTTTCAGGATATTTAGAAAGCACAAATCAGCCTTATGCTCTAGCAAAAATTACAGGTATAGAATTATGTGATGCATATAATAGGCAATATGGTACAAACTATATTGCTGTAATGCCATGTAATCTTTATGGTATAAATGATAATTATCACCCTGAGAATGCTCATGTTATACCTATGCTTATAAGACGTTTTCATGAAGCAAAAATAAATAATTTGAAAGAAACTGTTATTTGGGGGAGTGGCAATCCTTTAAGAGAGTTTATGTGTTCCGATGATTTAGCAGAGGCTTGTATTTATTTAATGGAAAATAAAGATGCTAAAGATATAGGTAAATTTATTAATATAGGTTCTGGAAAGGAAGTTACTATAAAAGAGTTAGCAGAGTTAATAAAAAAAGTTGTTGGTTTTAAAGGGGGGATAAAATTAGATAGCTCTAAACCAGATGGTACTATGAGAAAATTACTTGATGTATCTAAAATAAACTCTTTGGGTTGGAAATATAAAACTGAACTTGAAGATGGTTTAAAAATAGCTTATGAAGATTTTTTAAAAAACTACAATAAATAGGGTTAAAAACATGAAAAAAGCACTTATTACAGGAATCACAGGTCAAGACGGTTCTTATTTGGCTGAGCTTTTATTAGAGAAAGGTTATGAAGTACATGGTATCATTAGAAGAAGCTCATCTTTTAATACAGAGAGAATAGATCATTTATATAAAGACCCCCATATTAATGATGTAAAAATGTTTCTTCATTATGGAGATTTATCTGATAGCTCTAATTTATCAAGATTATTAGAAAAAATACAGCCAAATGAAATATACAACTTGGCAGCACAAAGCCATGTAAGAGTAAGTTTTGATATGCCTGAATATACTGCTGATGTTGTGGGACTAGGTACTATAAGAATACTTGATGCTATAAAAGATACTGAAATTAAAACAAAATTTTATCAAGCTTCAACAAGCGAATTATATGGAAAAGTTGTTGAAACTCCTCAAACAGAAAAAACCCCATTCTATCCAAGAAGTCCTTATGCTTGTGCCAAATTATATTCATATTGGATTACAGTTAATTATAGAGAAAGTTATGATATGTATGCTTGTAATGGTATATTGTTTAACCATGAAAGCCCAAGACGCGGAGAGACTTTTGTTACCAAAAAGATAACACATGCAGTTGCTAAGATTTTAAAGAAAGAACAAGATAAATTATATTTAGGCAATTTGGATGCAAAAAGAGACTGGGGATATGCGAAAGACTATGTTGAGGCTATGTGGCTTATGCTGCAGCAAGAAAAAGCTGATGATTATGTAATAGCTACAGGTGAAACACATTCTGTTCGTGAATTTCTTGATGAAGCTTTTGGTCTTGTAGGGCTTGATTGGAAAAAATATGTTGAAATAGACCCTAGATATTATAGACCCTCTGAAGTAGATTTACTTTTGGGTGATCCTACTAAAGCTAAAGAAAAATTAGGTTGGACGCCAAAAACCGCCTTTAAAGAGTTAGTAAAAATAATGTTGGAATATGATTTAAATAATATAGGATTAAGTTTAAAGGATTTTAATTAAAAATTAATTATACTCTTTCATTGATATTTTTGTATTATTAATTAGAATTAAAAATAAGTATTTAAAATAATTAAATTTGTCGCCGGATAAATTTATTTATAACGTTTGTATTCATACCGTAGGCCTTAGAAAGTATGAACGCAAACGTTTTTTATTATATAGGGTCTTTTATGAATAATATACTTTATCTATTTATTAAATATGTATCACTCAATGTGCTTGGTATGATTGGTTTATCTTGTTATATACTTGCAGATACTTTTTTTGTGGCGAGGGGAATAGGTTCTGATGGGCTTACTGCTTTAAATATTGCTATACCTATTTTTAATTTTGTTAATGGAATTGGTTTAATGCTTGGTATGGGTTCTGCTACTAAATATGCTATATTAAAAGCACAAAATAAAAATAATGAAGCAAATATTATATTTACTAATTCTTTAATTTATATATTAATAATATCTGTTTTGTTTATAGCTGTAAGTGTTTTCTTTACATCTAGTATAGCTTATATTTTGGGAGCTAGAGGAAATATACATGCAATGACTAATATTTATGTAAAGATGATACTTTTATTTTCTCCTATGTTTATGCTTAATAATGTACTTTTAGGTTTTGTTAGAAATGATAATCACCCGAGGCTTGCTATGATTGCTATGCTTATGGGAAGTTTGTTTAATATTGTTTTTGATTATATATTTATATTTCCTTTTAATATGGGCATATTTGGAGCGGTGCTTGCTACAGTATTTTCTCCTATTGTAAGTATATTAATATTGTCAATTTTATTTATTAAAAAGAAAAATACATTTTTTATTGTTAAACCTAATATTAGTTTTAAGAAATTTTTTGAAATATCTTCTCTTGGTATATCTTTTTTAATAACAGAGGTTTCATCAGCTTTTGTTATGATTGCTTTTAATATAATAATACTAAATATTGCTTGTAATGTTGGGGTTGCTGCTTACGGAATAACTGCTAATATAGCATTAGTAATTATAGCGATATTTACAGGAATGGGACAGGGCGTGCAGCCTATTATAAGTATTAACTATAATAATAAAGATAATATAAATAAGATATATAAATACGCTATAATTTTATCAACAAGTATTTCTGTTATAGTTTATATAATTACTTATTTATTTGCCAATGAAATAACTTCAGTTTTTAATAGAGATAATATAGAAGAGTTACAAAAAATATCGGTTAATGGACTTCGTATATATTTTACAGCATTTATATTTGTGGGCTATAATATTATCACCTGCGTATATTTTTCTTCTAGAGATAAAGCTAAGCCAGCATTTATAATATCTATATTAAGAGGCTTTATATTTATAATGCCATCAATATTTATTTTATCTAGTATTTTTAATATGATAGGAGTATGGCTATCTTTTCCAGCTGCAGAGATTTTAACAAGTGTTTTTTCTTTATTATTTTTTATTAATAAGAATAAATACTATGATTGACAATTTTATATATTATGTTATAATAATCTAATATCTGGAATAAGAATATGCAAACAAACAAACAAACAAACAAACAAACAAACAAACAAACAAACAAACAAACAAACAAACAAATAAACAAACAAATAAACATTTCTATATATTCTTAAGTTTTACTTTATTAAACAAATTTATATTTGTTGCAAAAAATATTTTAATCAATCTAAATACAATCTTTATGGTATTTTCTAAATAAAAATTGAGGATAATAAAAATGAAAATATCAGTAATAATACCTTGTTACAATGAAGAAAATACGATAGAAACAATAATAGATGCTGTTATAAATTCAAAGTGCTCTATAGAAAAAGAAATTATTATAGTAGATGATTTTTCAAAGGATAATACTAGAGAAAAATTGAAATTACTTGAAAATAAAGTTCATCTAATTTTATACCATGAAAAAAACATGGGTAAAGGTGCCGCACTTAGAACAGGCATTAAAGCTGCTACAGGAGATTTCGTAATTATACAGGATGCTGATTTAGAATATGATCCAAATGAATATGATAAATTATTAGAACCACTTATTAATAATAAAGCGGATGTAGTCTTTGGAAGCAGGTTTGCAGGAGGAGAATCTCACAGAGTTTTATATTTTTGGCATCAGATGGGCAACACTTTTTTAACTTTATGTTCTAATATGTTTACAAATTTAAATCTTACAGATATGGAAACTTGCTATAAAGTATTTAGAAGAGGAATTATACAATCTATAGAGATTAAAGAAAATCGATTTGGTTTTGAACCAGAAATTACAGCTAAAATATCAAAAATACCAAATATTAGAATATATGAAGTAGGAATATCATATTATGGTAGAACTTATAATGAAGGTAAAAAAATAGGCTGGAAAGATGGTTTTAGAGCCTTATGGTGTATTTTTAAATATAATATTTTAATTCATTAATTTTACAAATTTTATAAGGTGTATATATTATGTTCAATAGAAAATTATTTTTAGTGATAATTACATTAATAGTGATAATAATTTATATATTAGGTATCAAACCAAGGGAAGCTAGTTTATATGAATTTATATTGGATGATTATATCACTTTACAATTAAACAATATTAATATTGAAGAAGTTAAAAAATTATTTACTACTGATAATAGATTAAATAATGAAGATTTAGCCAATTATATATTTACAAATGAAAATATTACAAATTATTATTATAGTTTTAGAGTAAGATGTAATGATAAGGTTTTTAAAAATAATCATATTTATAAACTAAATATAGAAACAAATAAAATATTAGAAAATAATAATTTTATTAAAGAAATTAATTTTGATAAGAAAGAAAATCTTTATGGCAATCTTATATCTGATAAAAAAATAGAAGAAAATAAAATTGATAATATTAACTATACATTAAAACTAAGATTATATTTTTTTATAGGGATTATTTTATTAATAACTATATTTTTTATAATGCCAATAAACTATAAAAATCCTCCTATTTTTCTTATTGAAAATGGTAAGCAAAAAGTATCTGTTTTAATTTTTAAATATTTGTTTTTTATTTTTTATATAGTATTTATAATTGTAGGGATATATCATCATGAACCTTGGAGAGATGAGGGTCAGGCTTGGCTTATAGCAAGGGATTTATCTTTATTGGATATATTTTTACAAACAGGACCTGATGGTCATCCTTTTTTATTTTTCTTTATTATTAAATCTTTTACTTTTCTTCCATTTTATCCTACTTTACATATAATAAATGCTATATTTATGTTGATAAGTGTATATTTTTTATTATTTAAAAATATTAAATATGGCTGGCTTACACAGTTTTTTATGATTTTTAATATTATGGTTATGTATGAATATCCTGTAGTTGCTAGAAATTATGGACTTGCTTTTATGCTTTATATTTTTATTTTATATGTATATGAATATAAATATATAAAAACTACAAGATATGTTATTTTAATAGGTCTTCTCATGAATACTACTGTTGTTGGAACTTCAATAGCTTTTGTAGAATCATTTTTCTTTATATATAAAATACTTTCTAAAAAAAATAATATATTTTTAAAGAAAAAAATGAGAGATATAATAATATTATATTTCTTTTTATCTTTAATATTATATCAAGTATTAATAATGATGTATAATAGATCTGGTATATTCTCTTTTATAAAAAATATAGAACATTTCTATTATTTGGCATTATTTATAGTAGTTTTTTCAGCTTGTTTATTTGGTTTGATTATATATTTAAAGATTAATAATAAATTTGTACTTCCAAAAATTAGTTATAAAAAAGAATTTATATTTAAATTATTTTTAACATTAGTATTTTTATTTTCTATAAATGCATTTTATAAATTAGCAGATAGACATGTATTTTTGTTTATTATGTATTTGATATTTTTAGTAAATTACTATAATAAAAATCAATCTTCTTCATTTAGATTAAATTTAAGTATATTATTTGTATGTATAATATGCTATTTATATTATTTTGATATTAACAGATATATTTATGATATTAAAAATGATTTTTCTTTTTCTAATAAGGCAGTACAATATATAAGAGAGAATAACTATGATGATAAAGAAAAATATATTATCATAGTTAATAATTTACATTATTTATCAGGATCAATATCTCCATATTTTAAAGAAAAAATAATATATGATACAGGACTTGAAAGATATATGAGTTTTTCTGATTGGATAGTAAAAAGAAAACAAAATAAACATAACAATACAAATTTTATTACCAATATGTCTAGTAAAACTATAATATCGTTAGATTATGAAAATAACGGATTAAAATATATAAAATTAACTAATTTCAATGCATTAGAAGAATACATAACATTTTATCTTGTTACTAATAAATAATTAAAATAAAGGGTTAAAACTTTATAATAAGCTTTAACCCTATTCATTGTTTTTATTGTAATTACATCTCTACAACCAAAGCAGTACCCATACCGCCGCCTATACAAAGCGTAGCAAGCCCTTTTTTAGAACCGCGTTTTTTCATTTCGTATAAAAGTGTAGTAAGTATTCTAGCTCCTGATGCTCCTATTGGGTGACCTATAGCAATAGCTCCTCCATTAACATTAACTATATCCATATTGAATTTTAACTCTCTTGCAACTGCAATAGACTGAGCAGCAAAAGCTTCGTTGCTTTCTATTAGGTCTAAATCTTCAACAGTTAGATTAGCCATTTTTAAAGCCTTTCTGCTAGCTTCTATTGGGCCAATTCCCATTATCCTAGGCTCAACACCATGAGTAGCATAACCCAAAACTTTAGCCATAGGTTTAATTCCAAGTTCATCAGCCTTTTCTCTAGACATAAGCACAACTGCAGATGCAGCATCATTAATACCAGAAGCATTACCTGCAGTAACTGTACCATCTTTTTTGAATGCAGGCTTTAATCTGGATAAAGATTCCATTGTAGTACCGAATGTAGGGTGCTCATCAGTATCTACTACTATTTCTCCTTTTTTAGTTTTAATTGTAACAGGCACTATCTCATCTTTAAATCTTCCGCTTTTTATGGCAGCCTCGGCTCTGTTTTGGCTTCTGCAAGCAAACTCATCTTGTTCTTGTCTTGTTATTTTCCACTGTTCAGCGATGTTTTCTGCAGTAACACCCATATGATAATGCTCAAAAGCACATATAAGAGCATCATTAAGTAAAGTGTCTTGCATTTTTGTCTCGCCCATTCTTGCCCCCATTCTCATAGCACTAGAAGTATATGGAGCCATACTCATGTTTTCTGTACCACCTGCAACAACTATGTCAGCATCTCCCGCCTTAATCATTTGTGCTGCCATTGATACTGCCCTAAGTCCAGAACCGCATAATATATTTATGGTTAATGCCGGTTTTTCTACAGGTATTCCAGCATTAATAGAAACCTGCCTTGCAACATTTGGAAGAAGTGCTGATTGTATAACACAGCCAAAATAAGTTTCATCAACTTGTTCTGGTTTGATATTTGCTCTTTT
This is a stretch of genomic DNA from Brachyspira sp. SAP_772. It encodes these proteins:
- a CDS encoding MATE family efflux transporter, which gives rise to MNNILYLFIKYVSLNVLGMIGLSCYILADTFFVARGIGSDGLTALNIAIPIFNFVNGIGLMLGMGSATKYAILKAQNKNNEANIIFTNSLIYILIISVLFIAVSVFFTSSIAYILGARGNIHAMTNIYVKMILLFSPMFMLNNVLLGFVRNDNHPRLAMIAMLMGSLFNIVFDYIFIFPFNMGIFGAVLATVFSPIVSILILSILFIKKKNTFFIVKPNISFKKFFEISSLGISFLITEVSSAFVMIAFNIIILNIACNVGVAAYGITANIALVIIAIFTGMGQGVQPIISINYNNKDNINKIYKYAIILSTSISVIVYIITYLFANEITSVFNRDNIEELQKISVNGLRIYFTAFIFVGYNIITCVYFSSRDKAKPAFIISILRGFIFIMPSIFILSSIFNMIGVWLSFPAAEILTSVFSLLFFINKNKYYD
- a CDS encoding glycosyltransferase family 2 protein — encoded protein: MRILVFIPIYNCEKQIPRVISQFDEETQKLFTEILVVDNISKDNSLLAAEEALKKLNNIKTTLIQNEENVSLGGSHKVAFNYAIDNGYDYIIVLHGDDQGSIKDIVPYVKDETAFKYDAFLGARFMKGSKTPGYDKIRIFGNYAVNIFISIFLRKNIKDMGSGLNMFKTEILKNQFYLPFRNDLTFNVYLLFYLIYSKTNILFFPLTWREDDQISNAKVFKQGIHIIKMTFQYVLNPKKLLLKGDVINNFNYNIIYKNY
- the gmd gene encoding GDP-mannose 4,6-dehydratase; this encodes MKKALITGITGQDGSYLAELLLEKGYEVHGIIRRSSSFNTERIDHLYKDPHINDVKMFLHYGDLSDSSNLSRLLEKIQPNEIYNLAAQSHVRVSFDMPEYTADVVGLGTIRILDAIKDTEIKTKFYQASTSELYGKVVETPQTEKTPFYPRSPYACAKLYSYWITVNYRESYDMYACNGILFNHESPRRGETFVTKKITHAVAKILKKEQDKLYLGNLDAKRDWGYAKDYVEAMWLMLQQEKADDYVIATGETHSVREFLDEAFGLVGLDWKKYVEIDPRYYRPSEVDLLLGDPTKAKEKLGWTPKTAFKELVKIMLEYDLNNIGLSLKDFN
- a CDS encoding GDP-L-fucose synthase → MKKIYIAGHRGLVGSAIDRMLTKKGCSNIIRKTHSELDLRDREKVFEFFEKEKPEWVFLSAAKVGGIYANNTYPVDFLLYNLQIQNNIIEASYTYNVEKLMFLGSSCIYPKECSQPIKEEYLLSGYLESTNQPYALAKITGIELCDAYNRQYGTNYIAVMPCNLYGINDNYHPENAHVIPMLIRRFHEAKINNLKETVIWGSGNPLREFMCSDDLAEACIYLMENKDAKDIGKFINIGSGKEVTIKELAELIKKVVGFKGGIKLDSSKPDGTMRKLLDVSKINSLGWKYKTELEDGLKIAYEDFLKNYNK
- a CDS encoding glycosyltransferase family 2 protein, giving the protein MKISVIIPCYNEENTIETIIDAVINSKCSIEKEIIIVDDFSKDNTREKLKLLENKVHLILYHEKNMGKGAALRTGIKAATGDFVIIQDADLEYDPNEYDKLLEPLINNKADVVFGSRFAGGESHRVLYFWHQMGNTFLTLCSNMFTNLNLTDMETCYKVFRRGIIQSIEIKENRFGFEPEITAKISKIPNIRIYEVGISYYGRTYNEGKKIGWKDGFRALWCIFKYNILIH
- a CDS encoding NAD(P)-dependent oxidoreductase; translated protein: MMNILITGGAGFIGSEFAKFLLSKGNEVKILDTLEYGYRDNFEDNEYLVKNFILDDIRSKDFNKYLKNIDIVVHLAGISALPECEANPTKAIDINITGLTNVLNACRSSNVKKIIFSSTSAVYENNNPNDIYTEDMIVYPNLIYSTTKYMAEQICKSYSQNYDMNIIICRFFNIYGPHQDFKRKYPPFTSYLIREIVNGIKPTIFNTSDVKRDYIYVDDLMEYMYRMINSEKKYNSEIFNLCSGEGYSALEIADIIFRTLNKNIEYNSGNPNSFWDKYEELFDKNYNLSRKRIEKEVFKNAIGSNVKANKEFNYIPKTKIIDGIKHIIDFQLSSVNKYSGGGGVNSAYNYIEILKIISYVYILIIIFLYLNSSKKIKV
- a CDS encoding lysylphosphatidylglycerol synthase transmembrane domain-containing protein, translated to MINKYIILAIILFFIGNIIKAFRTLYILNPYLNKPIKPYLKSTFIGFLIDFFFPFRVSDIARTFVFSRLTKSSWRMSLSLAFIERVFDLIIVFFILLFFNIKSLSILILFITATLIFVFCNFIILKKTYYYLSSLFNDFIKSFLLGLYWSLYRFRIDIIDNKKKLFVFSLSSLLMWIFNILSVIIVSNAIFNVDLKDLILHQFTDLTSAGLIKSLSIFKENDFINYISYLLIPNILLIIIAYIPFKEKEKTSSLKMIPYVSNDISLSFFKYYFNNKYSKNDDTYYNMTNNATIIKDLSAASEAKTYLMQGKDNLFVRKIALSNAADKLKAQYEWLEKNNNLPLPKILNKVEEENLFSYDMEYFANGETFFTTIHYIDVIEAWDIIKNIIDKLNDCYSNANYIGNKKNIIDNIYNEHILNNINYLLDSKYKYLTKYKYLVVNNTKVPNIMNMLNELKEFHYSLEHNIQYIHGDLTIENILVDNSKNYILIDPAPRYNNVFAEYAKLFQSLHGKYEYVKNLNTYSINENIITYPDYSTLKYERIFNYLKDYIRDKFGDKGLKSIYFYESICYIRAIVYMIKLNKSNAFLMLALAGLALNEFDTL
- a CDS encoding glycosyltransferase family 2 protein; translation: MKILVFIPMYNCEKQIPRVISQFDEETQKLFTEILVVDNISKDNSLLAAEEALKKLNNIKTTLIQNEENVSLGGSHKVAFNYAIDNDYDYVIVLHGDDQGSIKDIVPYLKDGTAFKYDAFLGARFMKGASIKGYSNLRIFGNKILNSIYSIVVKRAVYDMGSGLNMFKIDILKDKFYIKILPNSLTFNNLMLLYLAYKKYNYNFFPINWREDDQISNAKMFKQGFEILKFCFLYIFSSQKLFIDREYLKNYFYTIKYTNKE